A genomic window from Elaeis guineensis isolate ETL-2024a chromosome 3, EG11, whole genome shotgun sequence includes:
- the LOC105041098 gene encoding ubiquitin-conjugating enzyme E2 variant 1D, translated as MGSEGSRVVVPRNFRLLEELERGEKGIGDGTVSYGMDDADDIYMRSWTGTIIGPHNTVHEGRIYQLKLFCDKDYPDNPPTVRFQTRINMTCVNQETGMVEPSLFPMLANWQREYTMEDILVNLKKEMSSAQNRKLYQPPEGIDDQRMEQKGLVLRCCIL; from the exons TTCCAAGAAACTTCAGATTGCTCGAAGAGCTTGAGAGAGGGGAGAAAGGTATTGGTGATGGTACTGTCAGCTATGGAATGGATGATGCTGATGATATCTATATGCGTTCCTGGACTGGGACAATTATTGGTCCACACAAC ACTGTCCATGAGGGGCGGATATATCAGTTGAAGCTATTCTGTGATAAAGACTATCCAGATAATCCACCAACTGTGCGATTCCAGACTAGGATAAACATGACGTGTGTAAATCAGGAAACTGGAATG GTCGAACCAAGCCTGTTTCCAATGCTTGCGAACTGGCAAAGGGAGTATACCATGGAGGACATATTAGTCAATTTAAAGAAAGAAATGTCATCTGCGCAGAACCGGAAGCTTTACCAGCCTCCAGAAG GCATTGACGACCAGAGGATGGAGCAAAAGGGTTTGGTGCTTAGGTGCTGTATCCTTTAA